A stretch of Pseudomonadota bacterium DNA encodes these proteins:
- a CDS encoding DUF294 nucleotidyltransferase-like domain-containing protein — MPTTYQAKDFISLYRDFKAADDGRRDQLLIEAVAGKREQLYFPTLKERLLVMDDARQVLADRQKYLEQRWHEIVVQVRRINASRSLEELVALHRSLNNIAVELFLRHIGVMELHQVITYYRDRITEKVIDLVVERLGPPPCPFAWFNMGSDGRREQSFFTDQDNALVYETGGSTDIDAYFKNFARQAVDDLDTAGFALCTGNIMPVNDHWRGSYSEWREMMEKVFANQDQENLLRIIILMDVAYCCGSQAVGDRFHAKVHTMIHNHFNALMTMARSAVMSSVALNFFKRFRLERSGTHAGKFNVKLFGWAPLIMTTRVFALKYGITATNTISRLKALEAGHYFDRELAERLQKAYLVLTRAKMISQVEAIVAGTTYDYYLDPSVLSEDEHESLREALISVEALQKLAYNSFFGGMM; from the coding sequence TTACTCATTGAGGCGGTTGCCGGAAAGCGTGAACAGCTCTATTTCCCGACTTTAAAAGAACGTCTGCTGGTCATGGATGATGCCCGCCAGGTGCTGGCTGACCGGCAGAAATATCTTGAACAGCGCTGGCATGAGATTGTTGTTCAGGTCCGTCGCATCAATGCCTCCCGTTCCCTGGAGGAACTGGTTGCTCTGCATCGGTCGTTGAATAACATAGCGGTGGAGCTTTTTCTTCGCCATATCGGGGTGATGGAACTGCACCAGGTGATTACCTACTATCGGGATCGGATCACGGAAAAAGTGATCGACCTGGTGGTGGAGCGGCTTGGGCCACCTCCATGTCCCTTTGCCTGGTTCAACATGGGTAGTGACGGCCGGCGGGAGCAGAGTTTTTTTACTGACCAGGATAACGCCCTGGTCTATGAGACCGGGGGGTCAACCGATATTGACGCTTATTTCAAAAACTTTGCCAGACAGGCGGTAGATGATCTGGATACTGCCGGCTTTGCTTTATGTACCGGCAATATCATGCCGGTCAACGACCACTGGCGGGGTTCCTACTCCGAGTGGCGGGAGATGATGGAGAAGGTATTCGCTAACCAGGACCAGGAAAACCTGCTGCGCATCATTATCCTTATGGATGTCGCTTATTGCTGTGGCTCCCAGGCGGTTGGTGACCGTTTTCACGCCAAGGTTCATACGATGATCCATAATCATTTTAATGCCTTGATGACCATGGCCCGCAGCGCGGTCATGTCATCCGTCGCCCTCAATTTCTTTAAAAGATTTCGCCTTGAGCGCAGCGGGACCCATGCCGGTAAATTTAACGTCAAGTTATTCGGCTGGGCTCCTTTGATCATGACCACCAGGGTCTTTGCCTTGAAATACGGGATAACCGCCACCAATACTATTTCCCGCCTTAAGGCTCTGGAGGCCGGGCACTATTTTGACCGGGAGCTTGCCGAGCGGCTGCAGAAGGCCTACCTGGTGCTGACCAGGGCCAAGATGATTTCCCAAGTGGAGGCTATTGTTGCCGGGACGACGTATGATTATTATCTCGATCCATCGGTGTTGTCTGAAGATGAGCATGAATCACTGCGGGAAGCCCTGATCAGTGTTGAAGCGCTGCAGAAGCTGGCTTATAACAGCTTTTTCGGAGGAATGATGTGA
- a CDS encoding CBS domain-containing protein, translating to MKVGEVMNPEVITVTPDHRVCDLIELFQEKDITGVPVIDDDKMVGIISKKDILPLVASFDIDFETPEKLKRTCAYKVKDYMKTEVISVPPVEAIEACAMIMINSNINRLPVIEGGSLLGIVTRGDILKALAGCSCCTI from the coding sequence ATGAAGGTCGGTGAAGTAATGAATCCTGAGGTAATTACCGTCACCCCGGACCACCGGGTATGTGATCTCATTGAGCTGTTTCAGGAAAAAGATATTACCGGGGTCCCGGTAATTGACGATGATAAAATGGTCGGCATCATTTCAAAGAAAGACATCCTGCCGCTGGTGGCTTCTTTTGATATCGATTTTGAAACCCCGGAGAAACTGAAGCGAACCTGTGCCTACAAGGTTAAAGATTACATGAAAACAGAAGTCATTTCCGTCCCCCCGGTGGAAGCCATTGAAGCCTGCGCCATGATCATGATCAATAGCAACATCAACCGGTTACCGGTAATAGAAGGCGGAAGCCTCCTGGGCATCGTCACCCGGGGGGATATTTTGAAGGCCCTGGCCGGCTGCAGCTGCTGCACGATATAA
- a CDS encoding tetratricopeptide repeat protein, with amino-acid sequence MSFIRNLLTFNKTMRIVAMVVAGISLVVLFFLWRSIQLRSLGQDASYKAPMRHYSSGEKKLIRSSFAGALREYRQAKTMLEAIPGINLDQDYYYGIVLNGIGTVHLRVGIYGDGQLKPDPKQPSEVTAEKIREAISYFKNSEQIFSSWLAEHRPPVEEIARLKASRRDKEEDDIVLRPFERYERALSVSCSNLGMAARYLGETKQAIAHYKRSLALWPEQEAAKANLATLRDESGFTEPEVPEK; translated from the coding sequence ATGAGTTTTATCCGGAACCTGCTTACTTTCAATAAAACCATGCGGATAGTGGCCATGGTGGTTGCCGGGATCAGTCTGGTGGTGCTCTTTTTTCTCTGGCGCTCTATTCAGTTGCGCAGTCTCGGCCAGGATGCCAGCTATAAAGCTCCCATGCGCCATTATTCCTCCGGCGAGAAGAAGTTGATTCGCAGCAGTTTTGCCGGTGCCTTACGGGAGTACCGGCAGGCTAAAACAATGCTGGAGGCGATCCCCGGGATCAATCTCGATCAGGATTATTACTATGGTATTGTTCTGAACGGCATTGGTACGGTTCATTTGCGGGTGGGTATTTATGGCGACGGGCAGCTGAAGCCGGATCCGAAACAGCCGTCGGAAGTGACGGCGGAAAAAATCCGGGAAGCGATCAGTTATTTTAAAAACAGTGAACAGATTTTCAGTTCCTGGCTGGCGGAGCATAGACCGCCGGTGGAGGAGATCGCCAGGTTGAAGGCCTCCCGCCGGGATAAGGAAGAAGATGATATTGTTCTGCGGCCTTTTGAGCGCTATGAACGGGCTTTATCGGTAAGTTGCAGTAATCTGGGCATGGCGGCCCGCTATCTCGGCGAAACTAAGCAGGCGATTGCTCATTACAAAAGGTCGCTGGCGCTCTGGCCGGAGCAGGAGGCGGCCAAGGCAAATCTGGCAACGCTGCGGGATGAATCGGGTTTCACGGAACCTGAAGTACCAGAAAAATAG
- the rpsL gene encoding 30S ribosomal protein S12 gives MPTLNQLVRKGREEIKKKTKAAALKASPQKRGVCVRVYTTTPKKPNSALRKVARVRLTNGFEVTSYIPGEGHNLQEHSVVMIRGGRVKDLPGVRYHVIRGTLDSVGVQDRRQGRSKYGTKRPK, from the coding sequence ATGCCCACATTGAATCAGTTGGTCCGAAAAGGCCGGGAAGAGATAAAAAAGAAGACCAAGGCAGCGGCTTTGAAAGCATCTCCGCAGAAGCGGGGGGTTTGTGTCAGAGTATATACCACCACGCCGAAAAAACCCAACTCCGCCTTGCGGAAAGTGGCCAGGGTGCGGTTGACAAATGGTTTTGAGGTAACTTCCTATATCCCCGGTGAAGGACACAACCTGCAGGAGCACTCAGTGGTAATGATCAGGGGTGGCCGGGTTAAGGACTTGCCCGGGGTTCGCTACCATGTGATCAGGGGAACCCTGGACAGCGTCGGGGTGCAGGACCGCCGTCAGGGACGGTCAAAATATGGAACCAAGCGCCCTAAATAA
- the rpsG gene encoding 30S ribosomal protein S7: MSRRRDIPKREVIPDPKYRDVLVAKFVNRLMLDGKKSVAQNMFYQALEIVGERGKDEPFGVFKKAVENVKPQVEVKSRRVGGATYQVPVEVRPERKVALAIRWLIAYARSRGEKSMEQKLAAEFMDAANNRGAAVKKREDTHKMAEANKAFAHYRW, encoded by the coding sequence ATGTCCCGAAGGCGAGATATACCCAAAAGAGAGGTCATTCCTGATCCCAAATATCGTGATGTGCTGGTAGCCAAGTTTGTCAACCGGCTGATGCTGGATGGCAAAAAAAGCGTCGCTCAGAACATGTTTTATCAGGCGCTTGAAATCGTTGGCGAACGCGGCAAAGATGAGCCTTTCGGGGTTTTTAAAAAAGCGGTGGAGAATGTGAAGCCGCAGGTGGAAGTGAAATCACGCCGGGTTGGTGGGGCAACGTACCAGGTCCCGGTTGAGGTGCGGCCGGAACGCAAGGTTGCCCTGGCCATTCGCTGGCTGATTGCTTATGCCCGCTCCCGGGGTGAGAAGAGTATGGAACAGAAACTGGCGGCTGAGTTCATGGATGCGGCCAATAACCGGGGTGCCGCGGTCAAGAAGCGGGAAGATACCCATAAAATGGCTGAAGCCAATAAAGCTTTTGCCCATTACCGTTGGTAG